ATCTGGTGATGTAGAACAGCTTGCATCAATGATAAAAAGTGGAGCCAGTATTAATGAGGTGGATTTAGTCCACAAATTCACACCGTTGCACTGTGCTGCACACTCTGGAAGTCTGGAGGTAAAACATTTTGTTAGTGGTCAGACACAGCAAGGTTTTTATAGgttaatgttttccttctttgggaGAAGCTGGACACAAAATTGCTAGTTTTGATCAAGCTAAATCAATAATCTCTGcctatttttctcattaaatataTTCACCAAGAGCAGAAGTACagaattttaggtttttattttgcctttctgaaGCCCCAGGCAGTTTATATAGTCAATGTTGCCAGATTTTACAAAATCAGTGATTTTCTTACTCTGAGCAAAGTGTGCCCTATGGTTGCCCTTCCAGACTCATGATCTTCTTTTGTCCCTATTGTGTTTTTGTCTTCTCTTGAGACACCTCGAAAATCCTGTAAGATGTGTAAAATGTTCTGCAGGTGATTGAAACAAGTGAGAAGTGACATGAAAACATGTTCATTCTGTTTACCAGTGTCCTGTCCCATGCCTCATTCTCTACAGAAATAGtcctaatacattttattttaataaaaaaccctgtCGAATATTGATGGAAAAATCAGCAGGCGCTTGCATGGATGTTTTGAACTTCCAGGAGGCCTGAGCTGCTGTATTCAGTGCAACATTTACCTTCTTGTTGCAGCCTCCTTGTACAATCTTTATAGCAATCTAACCTTGAAGCAACAAGGCCATGAATAACCACATAAAAATTCATTTCCCAAAGGAAAGAATGTAAAGTTCCTGCTAAACTCAAGAAATAAAAGTGCAGTGCTGCTACTGGAACGTACAGAAACTGTCAAGAAAATGCTGATCATCATGTTGTCAACCCTAAAAACAGATTGCTTACCCACCCTTTTCTGCCTCTATAAATTCTGCCATTTTTTATTTGTCTCTCCTACTTTGCAATCAGTGTATTAGACTTTATTGAATTATCTGTCATCCACTTGTCGCTAAGCTCCTTCGTGGAAGCAGTGGAAGAACCAGAGCTGTAGGCTGGTCTGAAAGAAGATAATAAATCATAATAATAGCTAATAAAAAGTTTTAACTGGTCCTCTAGCTGTTTTTGTATAGTCCATAAAGCTTTCCATTGCAAGCAATAATATCTGCTGGAAAAAGGTGAATAAGCAAAAACTAAGCTGTGGAAGGATGAGAAGGGAGATGGGATTGCATACACCTAAGGAGCCTAATTAATTAAATGAGGTTTTAAATTTGGTTTGTGGTATTTTTCCTGCCAGTAATTTTAGCTGGAATTCAAGTAAGcatatttgcattgttttttccaATGTTTTTACCTCATGCCACATGAATACATCTGGAAGAGTAAAATTAAGAAGCCATACTGTAAAATCAATGCGAGGGTCTGAATTAGTAGGTTATTTGCACTTTTTGTACCCTTGGGTGAAGCCTGGGAAGTATAACTTACCTGTAACTTTCTAATGCACAAGTATCTGGCTAAGGCATGCTCTGGGGTGTCATATTTCCATAATGAAGTATTCCGATActgttttgaaatgtaacatCGACTGATAAATTCTAGTTAAAATGTGCCTCAGATACATGATAAGAATAGTTAAATAAAAACCTTTGGTTTTGGTTGAGCAGTGCCTTCACTGGTTGCTCTGGCATGGAGCCGATACAACACGCATAACTGTCGGAGGCTGGACGGCAGCTCACCTTGCAGCTATCCGAGGTCAGGATGCTTGCATGCAGGTACGTACAAATATTCACTCTCAAGTGAAAGTAAGTAGGGCCGACCTTCAGTTTGGACAAGTTCATTGTGAAGATCAGCTGAGAGAGCTCCTAATGGAGCTATGAGTATCTCATCTTGCTGTCTTTACATCTGGAATCAAGTCACTCTTGTTAAAACCAGTGCACTCATTTGCGCTCTCTGTGCAAACAGATGTATTTTGTGTAGTGTCATTGCCTTGGGGTCAGGCCAGAGTTATCCTGCTGATCATCTCAAGTCATCCTCCTAGGCAGTGTTTGGTTTTTCAGCTTGTGAACTGAActtctgctttgcatttcttttaggCCTTGTTAATAAACGGAGCAAACGCAGAAGCTCAAGATGATCGTGGGTGCACTCCGTCCCACTTAGCTGCAGCCCATGGGCAGTCTTACACCTTACAAACCATACTGCGAAGTGGAGCGGTGAGAGACTTTTACCTGCAGTTCCCTAGCGCAGAGCCAAAGTCTGGTATCTTTTTCCAAACAAAACTCTCCCTAGATTAAACTGAGATTTAGGACTGTAGATTAATTACTGTTGGTATGTTCTTGTTGGTGAATTTATTTTTAGGGTAAACTTCCATTTTCTTATTGTAAGATACATTAGGGAAATGATCCAAAAATCTAGAGAGAATCAATAATGTGAGTAAACCACATTGCACTGAGGATGTCACTAAATGAAGATCAGGCGCTGTGGTGGTTGTGATTTTTTGCAATTGCGCAAATCTTCTACAGTAAGAGAgacataaacttaaaaaaaattccagatgCGTATTTAAGGAATAATGACCAATGCAGTGATAGAAGTATGTCTAAAAGTGCACCTTTTACATGtgtattatataaataaaaccaagaacCTGTGAAAAGTACCTAACTTGGAATAAGAACTGCATACATGGTGTGAACTTTGAAAAAAGCTATTTGATTTGACTTCAATAATTTAACACAATGAATAGCTGATTCCTATTTATAAAATTTGTCTAGTGTCTAAGatttataaatgaataaattaacctgctgctttcattttagaATGTAAATGTTTCAGACAGGAATGACTGGAAGCCTGTTCATTATGCTGCTTTTCATGGTCGCTTGGGGTGTGTGCAGCTTCTTGTTAGATGGGGAGCTTGTGTAGATGATGTGGATAACAATGGAAACCTTCCAGGTATAGCAGGATAAATCCTACGTTTTTTTAACCTTTGGTTTACAGTTGTTGTGTGATGTGATAATTGTAGCAAATTCTAAGTAATGCACACCAGCAGCATTTGTGATTTGATTCCATGCAATCCACgtatttattccatttttataaTGATGGGGGAATTTATAAAATCCAAAGTATTTATCTGTCGGTGACAGTATCCTATTcaccttctgctgctgctggcaaggaTCAGAGCTCATGGGTGCTGGAACAGGGAGCAGGCTGAGGCGGGCTGAGACCGCTGTGTAGGTGGGCAGCATCTCATATTTGTGTGATGAAGCGCATGTGCCAATGGAGGTCACAGGAGGAGAAGAGTAGGTGGAGCAGGAGGCAGTTTCAGCTGCTATACGCTCCTTTTTGAATTTGTGCCAGGCTTTAATGGCTGTGCCAGTGTGATCAGATTCTGGCACGTTCATATGCAGGTTTTTGTATCCCACTGTTTCTTAACTGATGTGTTAAAACCCTTGTTCGCCTTTACCTGTGATTTCTTCATCTTGATTTCTGGAATACCAGTATTCTGTATTATCTGTAATCTGTACTCTTTTCATAATCATGAGTGTAGCTGCTTTAGCACAAAAAAAGGGCAGTGTTTATTCCTTGCTCTTCATAGTTTCTCTAGTGTCCCTCTGCCTACCATGCCACTGCCTCAATATTCTCTCTAAGTTGAATGGTATTGTTCATACCCTGTGTTCTCACTGCATCCTTTCCCTTTATAGCATTTTCCTTCTTATAGTTTGTCATATTATTTGTTCCAAATagcatgttttttttctctataactTGTTCagagtgattttttaaaatcctttcttaaaatcttttaCCCTCTGTTAAGCACCACTTACCTAGTAAACTTACATCTATGTTCTGTTTTGCAAACCTGGGTCTTGTTAAAGGATGTGAGACTCTTGCATCCCAGCAGGACATCTGGTGTATTAGCAATAAGGGGTCACGATGTTAGACACCCTGGTGGCAGCGTAGAAGGTAGATTTATTTGCGTTTGGGAACACTTCCCTGATAACAGACTTTTATGGAGAGGTGGCAAATGCCAGTACAGTTCTACTTAAACGCTCTGTATATACTGGTTAGTAGaaaattgtttttgttgttattttgacATCTACAGAAGCTTGATCCTCCAgtctttgttctgtttcatttgaacATGTTATcatccaaaggaaagaaaatgctttggaaCATTGCTAGTAAAAGATTAATAAAGTGGTGTGATGTACAGACCAGCTTTTCCTCAGCTTCTGAAACAGTAAAGTGAACTTAAATCATCTTTACATATTTCAGCTTCAAGATTAGCTGGACAGTGCTATAATTTTTCCTAACAATATACTGAAAGAAATTTACTGAGGTTGCAATGCCGTACACCTAAAACTTGGCTGCACTTTTTGCATGCGTATGTTATAGCAGAGGCTTTAATTACCTATAGCATGCTAATTTTGGGGAAGAACTGTGGCTCATTCAGTGTACAGAATGGGCTGTGCTCATTaattcaacattttgttttctctctgtatttgttttttggcCATATCCATGTTTCATTTATTGCTCAGTAGTTAAACCTgttctaaatatattaatttaatcGTAGCGCAACATCTGAGTTTTTCACAGACACTGTTTTTTCACTCACCACTTTGAGAAGAGTGAATAGTGTTAGCCTGATTTTATAAAAGGCAAGATGAAACACAGAGAAGTTGGGATACCAAAACCAACTGCCCGCTGCCTATTTGTGATGCCTGCGACAAGGTTTTTCAAAGTTCTCAGCATTAAGCTGCATATTTTATGTTAACATCACAGTACTCTTTGGCTTTAGTCTCAGCTGCAAGTGCTCAGCATGCCTGAGGCTCAGATGGCACAGTTATATGTTGGGCACTAGCTACTAAGAAACACACAGGTTAAAAGCCACCTATGAAAAGTTCCTTTATGTGTCTTCCACAGCATCCCACTGGAACTGTGCAAAAAGACATGGACAGAATACAAGTCTTTAATCTATTTTCCCCTTGCCACCTTTGCAGAAAACGTTGAGCTTTTCTGACCGCTTTCTGCACAGGACAGAtgtctgataaaaaaaaaaaccgtTTCATCCCAAAAGGTGAAGTTTTATCCCTGAGATTTTAGGTATCTGAAAGTGGATTCATAAGGGTCAGTTTTTCACTAGCTGACTAGTAATTGGTAGTTACTTTTAAGAAGGTACCTCTTTTCACTTCCCCCTGAGTAACTAACTCACTGAATAAAATTAAGACAGTGGGAAAAACTGCTCTGATTTCAGTGAAGCTCAGATTTTGTCACATTAAATTTTAGCAATCATCTGTACCTAAGTATTGTCATCTTGCCATAAAACCAATATCCATCACCTCTTAGAGCAATTACGCTCTGGAAAGCCGTGGATAGTTTGCAATAGAGAACTTGCATGTGCCAAAAATTAACTTAAGTgacatgggtttttttggtcctgGGTACATTGTTTATTAACTATGAAGATAATGAGATTCTTAACCTGGAGACAAACTAATCCTTTTGCCTGGAGAACATCAGCCAACTTTTACAGAGCATTTTCATGGAGTGTTAACACATAATAAGCCTTTATTTGGCAACTTCTTCCCCTTAATGGGACTAGAGAATactaataatttcaaaataatgagCATGTGTTTTGTACCTCTCACTTTGTTATAGGCCCAGCACTCTAGTAGTATTAAATAACTAAACCTCAGCATAGCCTAAAGGACAGGGGAGGAAACACTTGGCCCCCACAGGGACGCAGTCACTGCCGCAGTGAGGTGGAGCAGCTCCTGTACACAGCAACTGTCTACAACAGTTGAAGGAAAGAAGTGTACGACAGAAGTACTGCGAATAGAAGCCCCTGTCATGGGATGTACCTTTAAATACATTGCCCAGTAAAGTGAATGTCACTGTCCTCATTTTATAGGTGGCGTAACTGAGATGCAGAGGTGTGACAAAACTTGTTTGTGGTGGCACAGTAGAGGTGGGACTAAAGCAGAAATGGCCTCGACTCCTGATCAGGGACACCCCTTGCAGGCCCTCTGTAATGAGTATCCCTAGGACAGCAGAGTCAGACAGCTGCCAGGAGTGAGATTTGTGTTCGTGGGGAAGATGAGACCCTGGTGGCACACTCTCCTAGCTAGCGCTCAAAGGTCTCTTGGCAGTGTTGTGTTGTCTCCTGCAATCAGCTCTGCCAGGGAATCTTCTTTGCAGATCTTATCCTTGACTCTTTTACTTCCTTTGCATGGAGCTGAACTCTGTCCTGGGTAGGAGCTGAGCATCCCCCATCCAACTGAGGCTGCTCCCACTTGTTGTGCTGTGTTGGATGGCTCAAGTGCTGGTAGACGAGCTGGATCTAACTAGTGGTGAGAACACTGCTTTCTTGGTGggcagcagtgctctgctctAACATACTTTGTTTCACCTTGTTCTATAGCTCATCTGGCAGCAATGGAAGGACACTTGCATTGCTTTAAGTTCTTGGTCAGCAAAATGGCCAGTGTCATGCACACACTGAAAGCCAGGAACGACCAAGGAGAGACTCCAAGGGACTTGGCTGAACGGTTCTATAAAGATAATATTCTGCAATATATTGACAGtgtggaaaaagaggaggagCGTCCAGAGACACAGGAAGGCGAGTATGGATCAAGATACTGTTAAAATAGGCATTGTAATTCCATAGAAATGCTTGATTCTGAAAACTTGTATGAGCAGAATTATAACATTTATATTACCAATATAAGGAAGAACTGTCCCTTTCAATACTTACTACACTTACTGATAGCTAAGACTGGGATACTCAGTGTGATTTTATAAATGTGTTAGGTTTACCcattattgaaataaaacatatcaCTCTATGTTGCACTATGAATACCAAGTTGTCCATGTTCTTAGACTCCAGTAAACATCCAGACAAGCTGTATAATTTTCATGAGTTTTCAGATTTGCCTGCTCAGAATCCCTTACTTACATTGAATAGCAACTTAGCCTGGAAATATCCCACGGAAATTAAGGTTACTTGCTAACCAGCAATACTACTGCAGTCTGAACAGCCAAAGGATGCAAATGTGGCAAGGTCTGTAAGGGGAACCTTCAGCAGAGCAAGGATATGAGAACTGCACCTTCACCTCTCTACTTTTTCCAGGCACTTACTGTCCTTATCTGCTAGTCTTTTGTCATTAtacctatatgtatatatactccCTGTCTataaaaaataactagaaaaatcAAATCGTCTGTATGGGTAGTTTTTAAGCAAGAAGTAAAATAGTTTATATATTTGGTTAGACTATGAAATTCAAAATAGGCAAATGACTCCAGTTACCACCAGTAATACAGCGTCAACCATAAAACAAAGGTATACTTGTTATTTCAGGTTTATGAAATTAATCTCTTAACTGTATAGGATGCCTGTAGCCATAACCAAGACATGTTTAATTAAGTCTATGATGAACAGTGCTAGTTATGCAGCTGCATTTTAACTGATTAAGGGGGCATTAACCTGGCTAACTACAGCTATGAGGTGCACATGCATAAGTTGCTATGAGAGAGGCAAGCAATGAGAGACAAGTATGAGCATGTTTAATGGAATTACTGGCATCTGTTTGGAAACatgtgcatttcattttcagttttagcTTTCCCAGCCCATAGTGCTGCTTTCAAAGGGGACTTGTTAGTGCTTAGAAGATTAGTGAGAAGTGGAGTAATCAATATTAATGAGCGGGATGATAAGGGATCCACTCTCATGCACAAAGGTCAGTAATTATggtctgtgtttcagcttgttaCTGTTTGTTGCTGACTTGTTTACTTAGTTTTTCAAGTGACTGCTCATCATGAAAAACAGCATCTCATTTCCTGAGGGCTCGAAAGGGCAAccctgaaaaacatattttgtgaTGTATGTGTGCGTAGGTGtcactttaaaaataaccaaGCTGAAGTAACGAAATAAGATTTTATATTAAAGAGAAAGCAACATGTAAACTGAAAACTAAATAGTTTTTTTTATCAGGCGAGATGTGACTTTTAGAAACATTGGCTAGCTAGGTATAAGAATGATCTGTATTGTGGCCTGGGCCCTTATTTACTGAACATGTCAGTACTGTGGAGATGTGTTGtaaaaaccacaacaaagtcATTCGGTAGTATGCTGTAAAGGAAGGTAAGCTTCTGGTATCTAACACCTTGATATGTAGTGGAGTGCTAGCATTACAGAAAAATGGTCCTTTTGTGTTTGAGGGTTTCATAGTAATGGCTGAAAGaataggagaggaaagaaagagggaggtaTTCTTGTAATATGCTTTTAACATTATTTCCCATATTTCTTTTGGAATAGATATAAATGgtagaatttttaaaaacataattaaagtTCTCATTATGAAAATTGGTAtgtattgattttaaaagtgttttctacATTCTTTCCCACCCTCTTTTCTTGGAATGGTGCTAACCTACAATTGTTTCATCCCCAATCTTTACATGCAATGTTGGTGTTATGAGGAAATACTATGTCTGATTGTAATTTCATGTCCTTATCtcagtaagaaaacaaatatggC
The genomic region above belongs to Mycteria americana isolate JAX WOST 10 ecotype Jacksonville Zoo and Gardens chromosome 1, USCA_MyAme_1.0, whole genome shotgun sequence and contains:
- the ANKRD42 gene encoding ankyrin repeat domain-containing protein 42 isoform X1, encoding MPFYYSSLAVKKKQNYTGVHEAVKSGDVEQLASMIKSGASINEVDLVHKFTPLHCAAHSGSLECLHWLLWHGADTTRITVGGWTAAHLAAIRGQDACMQALLINGANAEAQDDRGCTPSHLAAAHGQSYTLQTILRSGANVNVSDRNDWKPVHYAAFHGRLGCVQLLVRWGACVDDVDNNGNLPAHLAAMEGHLHCFKFLVSKMASVMHTLKARNDQGETPRDLAERFYKDNILQYIDSVEKEEERPETQEVLAFPAHSAAFKGDLLVLRRLVRSGVININERDDKGSTLMHKAAGQGHIHCLQWLIEMGADCDIMNDAGETPKDIAKRFAQPAAVELLTQRTGDSNSSDEELDANNIKFFERHGVEGSTDSKEDLTLDKAEKRNARIRAYRKIQELQQLLEIAYSNYRQLGGITEEEKKMKKEEREVEKAVGELEAQLEYERVRREKLESQLDDYRAEISHLRESLEKTRIPPALPLEAETSSKSCKEKKKVKKKPACSPGGVFVRLR
- the ANKRD42 gene encoding ankyrin repeat domain-containing protein 42 isoform X2 — translated: MTTLEAVKKKQNYTGVHEAVKSGDVEQLASMIKSGASINEVDLVHKFTPLHCAAHSGSLECLHWLLWHGADTTRITVGGWTAAHLAAIRGQDACMQALLINGANAEAQDDRGCTPSHLAAAHGQSYTLQTILRSGANVNVSDRNDWKPVHYAAFHGRLGCVQLLVRWGACVDDVDNNGNLPAHLAAMEGHLHCFKFLVSKMASVMHTLKARNDQGETPRDLAERFYKDNILQYIDSVEKEEERPETQEVLAFPAHSAAFKGDLLVLRRLVRSGVININERDDKGSTLMHKAAGQGHIHCLQWLIEMGADCDIMNDAGETPKDIAKRFAQPAAVELLTQRTGDSNSSDEELDANNIKFFERHGVEGSTDSKEDLTLDKAEKRNARIRAYRKIQELQQLLEIAYSNYRQLGGITEEEKKMKKEEREVEKAVGELEAQLEYERVRREKLESQLDDYRAEISHLRESLEKTRIPPALPLEAETSSKSCKEKKKVKKKPACSPGGVFVRLR